ACTTCCCCACCCACGGCCGCCTCACATCCTCCGGCAGTTCGTTCAGTTCATCCTCGATCTTCGACTGCACCTCCAGCGCCGCCGCGTCAACGTCCTTCCCCCAGGCGAACTGGATCCGCAGATTGCTCCGCCCCTCCATGGACCTTGACTCGATCCGCTCGACCCCGGGCACGGTGGCCACGATCTCCTCCAACATCTGCGTCACCTGGGCCTCGACCACCTCGGGACTGGCCCCGTCGTACCCGGTGCGCACACTGACCGTGGGGAGTTCGATGCTCGGCAACAGGTCCACCTTGAGATGGCTCAACGCCGACAACCCCAGCGCCGTCACGATCAGCATCACCATGCTGGTGAACACGGGCCGGCCGACGCTGAAGGCGGGCAGGCTCATGGGGCCTCCGGTACCACAACGTCCTCCGGCACCACCCGTACCCGCGAACCGTCGTCGATCAGGTGCTGTCCCAGCGTCACCACCGGACCGGATGGCGTCGGTCCCCGCCATTCGATCCAGCCGTCCGCCTCAAGTCCCGTCCGGGCAGGCTGCCAGGCCACCCGGTCACCCGGCTCCACCACGACAAAGATCCCCTCCCGCCCGTCACGCCGGGCCAGCGCCCGGGATGGCACAGCCAGCACGTCTTCCACCCCGTCCAGCACCAGGGTAACCCGCACGAACATCCCCGGCTTGAGCCTTTGATCAGGATTGGAAAGGGCCACTTCGACCCGCGCCTGGCGACTCGTGGCCCGGAATACCGGCGCCACCCGCTCGATCCGCCCGACGAAGACCTCACCCGGAAAGGCGTCGGTCTCCACCCTCGCCTCCAGCCCGGCCTGCAGTCGGCTGTAATCCCGCTCCACCACCGAGATCACCGCGAGGATCGGATCGAGCTGCACAATCAGGAACAGCGGCTCGTTGGCCGACACGGTCTGCCCTTCGTCCACATACCGCTCGGCGACGCGCCGCTCCCTGTCCCCCTCGCTCCAATCCGCGGTCACCCGCGTGTATCCATGCCGGATGCGGGCGGACTCGAGCACGGCGGCCGCCCGCCGGATCTGCGCCTCGGCCACCTGCACCTGGGATTCCTTCTGCATGAGGTCGGCACGCGCGACGTCATGCTCGGCATCCGAGGCGATGCCGCGTTCGCGAAGCAGTTCGATCCGGCCATTCTCCCGGCGCGAGATCTCCAGGGCATTCGCCGCCTGGCTGCGGTTGGCCTCGGCCACCGCCAGTTCCGCTTCCGCCTGTCGTTCGTCCTGGGCGAACTCCGCCGCATCCAGGAGGGCGACCACCTGGTTGCGACTTACCGGGTCCGCCAAATCGACCGTCAGCCGTTCGATGCGGCCACCCACCTTCGGCGCCACCACCACCTTGTCCGCCGCTTCCAACGCGCCGCTGAAGGTTCTCCGCAGTTCCAGCGACCTCCTCACGGCCGGTTCCGCCCGAATCGCCGCCACGCGTTCCTCCTCCCGGGTTCCCCCGCCGCTCCTGCCCCCACCTCCCGACGGCGAACATCCCATCGCCAGGACCATCCACCAGGCCAGCACGCCCACCGCCCATCCAATGCAACGGGGCACTGTCACTCAGTCCAGTCCTCCAGATGGGGCGAACCGTTCATGCCGATGCCCCGGAGTCTAAGCGGATGCCCACGCCTCAAGCAATCGCAGGCTGACGCGTCGGGATGCCCACAGACCTTTGGGGCCTCGACACCGGGTGGGCCCGGAATAGTCTGCATCGCATGCTCGCGAACCGGCTCGACCCACCCCCGCCGCGCCGCCGCATCTCCCGCCCCACGCTCCTCCTGGTCATGAAGCCGTCTGGCAGCCCAAGCCTGTTCCCTACTGGCGCCCGGATTCGGATCGCGAAGTCCCCGACGACGAAACGCGCCGCAACGTCGAAGCGGCCCGACTGCCCTTCGCCGAGATCATGACCGAACTCTTTGGCATCCCGATCTGCGATGGGGAATTCGGCGGACTGCTGAATGGCACCATGATCGAGGTGGAGGCAGCGGGACCATGGATGCGAGGAGCACCTTCACGCGCCCTCTATATCGCCCCACGCGAAGGCAGTTGTCAGGGATATGTAAAGATTCGCCCAGCCGATCTCAGGCATCGATCGCGCTCGCATCGCAGACTTCGAATCGCACGCTTGCGTGCCGGGCGCTCAGGGAACATCGAGACCATTTGGCTTGAAGTTGGTGCAGTACCTGCGCCCGTTCCGCGGCGGTCAGGCGCCTCCACTTGATCTCGGCCACCAGTAGCCGCCGATCATCCTCCGGGTCCTGCGCGACCAGGTCCAATTCCACGTCCCTCTCCCAGAATCTCTGGGCTCCGGCAATGCGTCCCCGGCACCAGTCCTCGAATACCGTCGCGGCGTGATCGCGGACAAGTTTCCGCCTCTCGGGCTTGGTGTAGCCGTGCCACCGGGTCCGGTGTGGCGAGTAAACCCGGAACCAAAACCGCAATGCCGGGTCGGCGATGCGGTACAGGGTTCGTTTCGACGTTCGCACGCTCTGCCCGAACGGCAGTTCCCGCTTTAGCAGCGATGCATCGAGCAGTTGCGTGAGCAGGCGGGACAGGTTGGTTTGCGCGGTTCCCAGCCGTGCGGCGATCTCCGAGGGACGCTCGGCTCCGCGCCCGACCGCCTCCAGCACCGAATTGGCGTTAAGGCCGCTGACGCCCTCGTCGCGCAGAAGCCGTTGGGGCTCCTGTTCCATGTAGGGCGCAAAGTCGAAGTACAGCGTATGGGCAAGCGTCACGGGATCCTGCCCCGGCTCCAGGAATTCCCAGTACCTGGGAATGCCGCCCAGGCAGGAGAACATCTCGAACGAATCCATCTCGCGGCGGCGGAGATCACAGGCGTCGCAGAAGGACGCGTAGTCCATCGGCTGGAGCTGAAGGAGCTTCCGCGCGCGGCCGTACAGGGGGGCGGACCGATGCAGGAAGAGGTCGTGCATCATGTGGGTGCTCGATCCCGCCAGGATCATGAGGCAGCCCGCCGGCAGCGAGTGATCGAGCCACCGCTGCAACTGGCTTGGCAACGACGGGTCCACGGCCGCGAGGTATGGGAACTCGTCCAGGCACAGCGTCCACGGGCGCGCTTGCAGCGTTAGAGTTTCGAGAAGTTCCGGCCAGGTCCGAGGAACGAGCTGGGTTGCGAGCCGCGGTTGGAGGTCGGCGAACACCTGTTGGATCTGCTGGTCCCGCTGCGCTTCGATGGCCTGGCTGTACAGCCCCCCTCGACCGTCCAGCCAGTGCCGCAGCAGCCGCGTCTTGCCGATGCGTCGTCGCCCGTAAACCACCAGCAGGCCCCCGTGTTTCGCCGCCAGATCCAGCTCGCGAAGCTCCGCCGCCCGATCGACAAACGCCATGCGCATCCGCCCAGCTTCGTCATCCTGATGATGTTTGCCAGACATTATGCTTGCGACGCATCGTTTGTCGGATCCTGGCCGGCGGCAGATCTTCCCGGGGGGGGAAATCCGCAGCGGATCGCGATGATCGGCCAGGGCATGGCGTTCCCGAGTCTCCGAGGAGAGGCCCGTCGCCAATTACCGTTCGCTCGATTCCGGGTGCGGAA
Above is a genomic segment from Verrucomicrobiia bacterium containing:
- a CDS encoding ATP-binding protein encodes the protein MAFVDRAAELRELDLAAKHGGLLVVYGRRRIGKTRLLRHWLDGRGGLYSQAIEAQRDQQIQQVFADLQPRLATQLVPRTWPELLETLTLQARPWTLCLDEFPYLAAVDPSLPSQLQRWLDHSLPAGCLMILAGSSTHMMHDLFLHRSAPLYGRARKLLQLQPMDYASFCDACDLRRREMDSFEMFSCLGGIPRYWEFLEPGQDPVTLAHTLYFDFAPYMEQEPQRLLRDEGVSGLNANSVLEAVGRGAERPSEIAARLGTAQTNLSRLLTQLLDASLLKRELPFGQSVRTSKRTLYRIADPALRFWFRVYSPHRTRWHGYTKPERRKLVRDHAATVFEDWCRGRIAGAQRFWERDVELDLVAQDPEDDRRLLVAEIKWRRLTAAERAQVLHQLQAKWSRCSLSARHASVRFEVCDASAIDA
- a CDS encoding efflux RND transporter periplasmic adaptor subunit translates to MTVPRCIGWAVGVLAWWMVLAMGCSPSGGGGRSGGGTREEERVAAIRAEPAVRRSLELRRTFSGALEAADKVVVAPKVGGRIERLTVDLADPVSRNQVVALLDAAEFAQDERQAEAELAVAEANRSQAANALEISRRENGRIELLRERGIASDAEHDVARADLMQKESQVQVAEAQIRRAAAVLESARIRHGYTRVTADWSEGDRERRVAERYVDEGQTVSANEPLFLIVQLDPILAVISVVERDYSRLQAGLEARVETDAFPGEVFVGRIERVAPVFRATSRQARVEVALSNPDQRLKPGMFVRVTLVLDGVEDVLAVPSRALARRDGREGIFVVVEPGDRVAWQPARTGLEADGWIEWRGPTPSGPVVTLGQHLIDDGSRVRVVPEDVVVPEAP